In Mesoplodon densirostris isolate mMesDen1 chromosome 5, mMesDen1 primary haplotype, whole genome shotgun sequence, a single window of DNA contains:
- the TMEM108 gene encoding transmembrane protein 108 — protein sequence MNESLEKLGRLGQSAGPGDVGAAASAQSAAPQPPPPTNLDMQGFLLTLALTEALVFAAQEPSPRESLQLFPSGTTPDTMATAPVTSTRHSSVVAAPASMVALTPHPDGPSSQAAASTATATPHPSGHPPKNAISAIMATATTPHSEGPLSAGPLPAAVATTSSHSEGRPPGQAVPTILLTKPRDATSRPLTAPSRVTPRRPPRPPGSSRKGVSSSPRPVLPAPSGHSRRKEGQRGRNQSSTHLGQKRPLGKIFQIYKGNFTGSAEPDPPTVTPRNPLGAYSSSPQPQTVAATSAPSRTSWVRPNATLGSAENKPGLTRADQGGGPTLTSQAGEPATAAASGTAARPRPAPVPSQHPRGGPQDGPSHGDSWRTVAPGASGPPSAGSAASAATVGPIQAAFDARVSAPSEGLPQGASSAPQAPARPRGVSESAVSLAKEEAAATPTPTMTGRVPSPLSTVVSTATGNFLNRLVPAGTWTSGTAGNISHVAEGDKPQHRATICLSKMDIAWVILAISVPISSCSVLLTVCCLRKKKKPANPENSLSYWNNAITMDYFSKHAVELPREIQSLETSEDQLSEPRSPANGDYRDTGMVLVNPFCQETLFVGNDQVSEI from the exons ATGAATGAAAGTTTAGAGAAACTGGGTCGCTTAGGGCAAAGTGCTGGTCCCGGAGACGTGGGTGCTGCCGCCTCTGCTCAGTCTGCAGCCCCTCAGCCTCCCCCACCCACTAACTTAGACATGCAGG GCTTCCTCCTGACCTTGGCGCTGACTGAAGCACTGGTATTTGCTGCCCAGGAACCATCTCCCAGGGAATCTCTTCAACTCTTCCCCTCAGGCACCACCCCAGACACCATGGCGACAGCACCCGTCACTTCTACCAGACACTCCTCCGTGGTGGCTGCCCCCGCTTCCATGGTGGCACTGACCCCTCATCCCGACGGACCCTCCTCACAGGCTGCAGCTTCCACGGCAACGGCAACGCCCCATCCAAGCGGACACCCTCCTAAAAACGCCATCTCCGCCATCATGGCGACGGCAACCACCCCCCATTCTGAAGGCCCCCTGTCCGCAGGGCCACTTCCTGCCGCCGTGGCAACCACGTCCTCCCATTCAGAGGGCCGCCCCCCGGGCCAGGCTGTGCCCACCATCCTGCTGACAAAGCCAAGGGATGCTACCAGCCGTCCGCTCACGGCCCCCTCCCGGGTTACCCCACGCAGGCCCCCCAGGCCCCCCGGCTCCTCCCGAAAGGGAGTCAGCAGTTCCCCACGCCCTGTCCTGCCCGCACCCAGCGGCCActccagaaggaaggaaggccagCGGGGGCGAAATCAGAGCTCCACGCATCTGGGGCAGAAGCGGCCCCTGGGGAAGATCTTTCAGATTTACAAAGGCAACTTCACAGGGTCTGCGGAGCCCGACCCCCCCACCGTCACCCCCAGGAACCCGCTCGGGGCTTACTCCTCGTCTCCACAGCCCCAGACAGTGGCCGCCACCTCGGCGCCCAGCCGGACCTCGTGGGTACGACCCAACGCGACCCTGGGGTCTGCGGAGAACAAGCCCGGCCTTACCAGAGCAGACCAGGGGGGTGGTCCCACCCTCACCAGCCAAGCAGGGGAGCCGGCCACCGCCGCGGCCTCAGGCACCGCCGCCCGCCCACGTCCTGCCCCAGTGCCTTCTCAGCACCCCCGCGGTGGCCCGCAGGATGGCCCCAGCCACGGTGACTCCTGGCGTACTGTCGCCCCGGGCGCCAGCGGACCTCCATCTGCCGGCTCTGCGGCCTCCGCGGCCACCGTGGGGCCCATTCAGGCTGCCTTCGACGCCCGTGTCTCAGCCCCTTCCGAGGGGCTTCCTCAGGGAGCATCCTCAGCCCCGCAGGCCCCGGCCCGCCCCCGCGGCGTTTCAGAAAGCGCTGTTTCCCTAGCCAAGGAGGAAGCTGCGGCCACCCCAACGCCCACCATGACTGGCAGGGTGCCCAGTCCTCTCTCCACAGTGGTGTCCACAGCCACAGGAAACTTCCTCAACCGTCTGGTCCCCGCTGGGACCTGGACGTCTGGAACAGCAGGGAACATCTCCCATGTGGCCGAAGGGGACAAGCCCCAGCACAGAGCCACCATCTGCCTGAGCAAGATGGACATCGCCTGGGTGATCCTGGCCATCAGCGTGCCCATCTCCTCCTGCT CCGTCTTGCTGACCGTGTGCTGCCTGCGGAAGAAGAAGAAGCCGGCCAACCCCGAGAACAGCCTGAGCTACTGGAACAATGCCATCACCATGGACTACTTCAGCAAGCACGCCGTGGAGCTTCCCAGGGAGATCCAGTCCCTTGAAACCTCTGAG GACCAGCTCTCGGAGCCCCGCTCCCCAGCCAACGGTGACTACAGAGACACCGGGATGGTCCTCGTTAACCCCTTCTGCCAAGAAACTCTGTTTGTGGGAAACGATCAAGTGTCGGAAATCTAA